The following are encoded together in the Kribbella sp. CA-293567 genome:
- a CDS encoding aldo/keto reductase has translation MEYRTLGSSGTVVSTYALGTMTFGNETDETGSHEQLDRYFEAGGNFVDTADVYTSGASENIIGGWLAKSGRRDDVVLATKGRFPMGDQPNDVGTSRRHLRQALDASLIRLRTDHVDLYQLHSWDPITPLQESLSFLEDAVRAGKILYGGLSNFTGWQLQKACDLIDRRGWSPLVTLQPQYNLLVREIEWEIIPAAQDNGLGLLPWSPLGGGWLTGKYSFDEEPTGDTRLGEDPNRGVESWHRRSQNQRVRAVVDAVRASAEARGVSMAQVALAWLVDRPAISSVILGARTITQLDDNLAAAGLHLTPEETAQLDQVSDPGAADYPYGGPGVDQRDRPVAGGRA, from the coding sequence GTGGAATACCGCACTCTGGGCAGCAGCGGCACGGTCGTGTCGACGTACGCGCTGGGCACGATGACGTTCGGCAACGAGACCGACGAGACCGGGTCGCACGAGCAGCTCGACCGGTACTTCGAGGCCGGCGGCAACTTCGTCGACACCGCCGACGTCTACACCTCCGGCGCCTCGGAGAACATCATCGGCGGCTGGCTGGCCAAGTCGGGCCGCCGCGACGACGTCGTACTGGCGACCAAGGGCCGGTTCCCGATGGGGGACCAGCCCAACGACGTCGGTACGTCGCGGCGGCACCTGCGGCAGGCGCTCGACGCGTCGCTGATCCGCCTTCGTACGGATCACGTCGACCTCTACCAGCTGCACTCCTGGGATCCGATCACCCCGCTGCAGGAGAGCCTGAGCTTCCTCGAGGACGCAGTACGGGCCGGCAAGATCCTGTACGGCGGTCTGTCCAACTTCACCGGCTGGCAACTGCAGAAGGCCTGCGACCTGATCGACCGCCGCGGCTGGTCGCCACTGGTCACGCTGCAGCCGCAGTACAACCTGCTGGTGCGTGAGATCGAGTGGGAGATCATCCCGGCCGCGCAGGACAACGGCCTCGGCCTGCTCCCGTGGTCGCCGCTCGGTGGCGGCTGGCTGACCGGCAAGTACTCGTTCGACGAGGAACCGACCGGCGACACCCGGCTGGGCGAGGACCCGAACCGCGGAGTCGAGTCCTGGCACCGCCGCAGCCAGAATCAGCGGGTCCGCGCGGTGGTCGACGCGGTCCGCGCCAGCGCCGAGGCACGCGGCGTCTCGATGGCGCAGGTCGCGCTCGCCTGGCTGGTCGACCGCCCGGCGATCAGCTCGGTGATCCTCGGCGCGCGCACCATCACCCAACTCGACGACAACCTCGCCGCCGCCGGCCTCCACCTCACCCCGGAGGAGACCGCGCAGCTGGATCAGGTGAGCGACCCGGGCGCAGCCGACTACCCGTACGGCGGTCCTGGCGTCGACCAGCGCGATCGGCCTGTTGCAGGAGGCCGCGCCTGA
- a CDS encoding M50 family metallopeptidase: MGEVWDNITTVQPDASVGVVVGTGIFALLLIAWRPVWRQTRQVVTIAHEGAHGLIALLVGRQLAGIRLHSDTSGVTVSRGKPDGAGMIAVLLVGYPGPALFGIAAAFALSRGYAVALLWGLLLALLLLLLQIRNLFGLWSVLAFGAIVFGVSWWGSEQVQSGFAHLLTWFLLLAAPRAVLELQHSRRHGGGRSSDADQLRRLTGVPAILWVGFFGLLTLACLALGVLWSGLLPE; the protein is encoded by the coding sequence ATGGGCGAGGTCTGGGACAACATCACGACAGTGCAGCCGGATGCCTCGGTCGGCGTCGTCGTCGGGACGGGCATCTTCGCGCTGTTGCTGATCGCCTGGCGGCCGGTCTGGCGGCAGACCCGGCAGGTGGTCACGATCGCCCACGAGGGCGCACACGGTCTGATCGCGCTCCTCGTCGGCCGGCAGCTGGCCGGTATCCGCCTGCACTCCGACACTTCCGGCGTGACGGTGTCGCGCGGCAAGCCGGACGGCGCGGGCATGATCGCCGTCCTCCTGGTCGGCTATCCGGGCCCGGCGCTGTTCGGCATCGCCGCGGCTTTCGCACTCAGCCGCGGCTACGCCGTCGCGCTCCTGTGGGGACTGCTGCTCGCACTGCTTCTGCTGCTCCTGCAGATCCGCAACCTCTTCGGTCTCTGGTCGGTGCTCGCGTTCGGCGCGATCGTCTTCGGCGTCTCCTGGTGGGGCTCGGAGCAGGTGCAGTCGGGCTTCGCGCACCTGCTCACCTGGTTCCTGCTGCTCGCCGCACCGCGCGCGGTACTGGAGCTGCAGCATTCCCGTCGCCACGGCGGCGGCCGAAGCTCCGATGCGGACCAGCTTCGCCGCCTCACCGGCGTACCGGCGATTCTCTGGGTCGGATTCTTCGGCCTGCTGACCCTGGCCTGCCTGGCGCTCGGCGTCCTCTGGTCAGGCCTGCTGCCCGAGTAG
- a CDS encoding DUF5047 domain-containing protein: MRAVSSQFLETLRGSHLSVFRARVCTTYQTGTNPSGIEIPVQGGDVKASATADIRATLELITSESWPRLAADLLTPYGNEIYVERGLAYGNGQREWVGLGYFRIETPEQDEVPDGVVAIQGSDRMAGIRDAQFLAPRQFAASLTRGQLVSTLITEVYPSAVIAWDSTTVRDGLVGRSVIAEDDRAGTLQDFLTSLGKVGYFDHTGTFQVKTPPSTAGAATWTIDAGHDGVLVEMSRGLTRQGVYNAVVATGEAGDTTAPARAVAYNLDPDSPTYYLGRFGPVPRFYSSPFLTTNAQALSAATSLLRQQLGLPYQVELASIANPALEPFDVIAVRYPKAARSRSLRTETHVIDQVTIPLDSTVPVTLQTREQQTELIGDSA; the protein is encoded by the coding sequence ATGAGGGCCGTCAGCAGCCAGTTCCTGGAGACCCTACGGGGCAGTCACCTGTCGGTCTTCAGGGCGCGTGTCTGCACCACTTACCAGACCGGCACCAACCCGAGCGGTATCGAGATCCCGGTACAGGGCGGCGACGTGAAGGCATCCGCCACCGCGGATATCCGCGCGACCCTGGAACTCATCACGTCCGAGAGCTGGCCCCGGTTGGCTGCCGACCTGCTCACGCCGTACGGTAACGAGATCTACGTCGAGCGGGGTCTTGCCTACGGCAACGGTCAGCGCGAATGGGTCGGCCTCGGCTACTTCCGGATCGAGACGCCCGAGCAGGACGAGGTACCTGACGGCGTCGTCGCCATCCAGGGATCTGACCGGATGGCCGGCATCCGCGACGCGCAGTTCCTCGCGCCTCGCCAGTTCGCCGCCTCGCTCACCCGCGGCCAGCTCGTCAGCACGCTGATCACCGAGGTTTACCCGTCGGCAGTGATCGCCTGGGACAGCACCACGGTGCGGGATGGCCTGGTCGGCCGCTCCGTCATCGCTGAAGACGACCGGGCGGGCACGCTGCAAGACTTCCTCACCTCGCTGGGCAAGGTCGGGTACTTCGACCACACCGGCACATTCCAGGTCAAGACGCCGCCGTCGACCGCAGGGGCAGCGACCTGGACGATCGACGCCGGCCATGACGGCGTCCTGGTCGAGATGTCCCGCGGCCTGACCCGTCAGGGCGTCTACAACGCCGTTGTGGCCACCGGGGAAGCCGGAGATACCACCGCGCCCGCGAGGGCCGTGGCGTACAACCTCGACCCCGACAGCCCGACCTACTACCTGGGCCGCTTCGGGCCGGTGCCCCGGTTCTACAGCTCACCGTTCCTGACCACCAACGCGCAGGCGCTCAGCGCGGCAACGTCGCTCCTTCGGCAACAGTTGGGCCTGCCGTACCAGGTCGAGTTAGCGAGCATCGCTAACCCGGCTCTGGAGCCGTTCGACGTGATCGCCGTGCGGTACCCGAAGGCTGCCCGGTCGCGGTCACTGCGTACCGAAACGCACGTGATCGACCAGGTGACGATCCCTCTGGACTCGACGGTCCCAGTGACCTTGCAGACACGCGAGCAGCAGACCGAACTGATCGGAGACTCGGCGTGA
- a CDS encoding tyrosine-type recombinase/integrase — translation MGASELVDSWELSLRAERKSPATVSNYLTGVRLYFEWCKANDQADEISRRAAQLWIIDLLEDGAEASTARARLLAVRLYSTWLAEEEPAAHPVDVLLGLRSPKIDVKVVEPLTVDELQGMLKTCDRRTFTGVRDDALIRFMTETGARAGEVVALGVEDINVKAGTAVVRRGKGGKGRIVAFGPKTAQALDRYLRLRRQHKHAGSARLWLGQQGPGFGYRALHKTLGARAEAAGVVKFHPHQLRNTWAMRWLEAGGSEGGAMAVGGWSSRSMLDRYTRATASVRAAAEAQKLDLGDI, via the coding sequence GTGGGTGCATCCGAGTTGGTCGATTCGTGGGAGCTGTCACTACGTGCCGAGCGCAAGAGCCCGGCGACCGTGTCGAACTACCTGACCGGCGTACGGCTGTACTTCGAGTGGTGCAAGGCCAACGACCAGGCCGACGAGATCAGCCGCCGAGCTGCTCAGCTCTGGATCATCGACCTACTCGAAGACGGGGCCGAGGCGTCGACCGCCCGAGCCCGGTTGCTCGCAGTGCGGCTCTACTCGACGTGGCTCGCCGAGGAGGAACCCGCGGCGCACCCGGTCGACGTACTGCTCGGCCTGCGGTCCCCGAAGATCGACGTCAAGGTCGTCGAGCCCCTCACCGTCGACGAGCTACAGGGCATGCTGAAGACCTGCGACCGGCGCACCTTCACCGGCGTACGGGATGACGCGCTGATCAGGTTCATGACCGAGACGGGGGCTCGTGCCGGCGAGGTCGTCGCCCTGGGCGTCGAGGACATCAACGTCAAGGCCGGTACCGCAGTCGTCCGCCGAGGCAAGGGCGGCAAGGGTCGCATTGTTGCCTTCGGTCCGAAGACCGCTCAGGCACTGGACCGGTACCTCCGACTGCGCAGGCAGCACAAGCACGCCGGGAGCGCCCGTCTGTGGCTCGGGCAGCAAGGTCCGGGCTTCGGGTACCGGGCCCTTCACAAGACGCTAGGGGCCCGCGCTGAGGCCGCGGGAGTGGTGAAGTTCCACCCTCACCAACTGCGGAACACCTGGGCGATGCGGTGGCTGGAGGCGGGCGGCAGCGAGGGCGGGGCGATGGCTGTCGGTGGCTGGTCGAGTCGTTCGATGCTCGACCGCTACACCCGCGCGACTGCGTCGGTCCGGGCGGCTGCTGAGGCGCAGAAGCTCGACCTCGGCGACATCTAA
- a CDS encoding mycothiol transferase, translating to MNTSELLLDAFGRIQEVLHETVEQLDDQALATRPEQSGNSIAWLVWHLTRIQDDHFADAGGYEQLYTAEGWHERLGLPFDAADTGYGHTAEDVAAVKLSSEQLLGYYDAVHARSLEYLKTLTDDDLDRIVDTRWNPPVTLGARLVSVLSDDLQHAGQAAYASGLLS from the coding sequence ATGAACACCAGTGAACTGTTGCTCGACGCCTTCGGCCGGATCCAGGAGGTCCTGCACGAGACCGTCGAACAGCTCGACGACCAAGCGCTCGCCACTCGTCCGGAGCAGTCCGGCAACTCGATCGCCTGGCTGGTCTGGCACCTGACGCGCATCCAGGACGACCATTTCGCCGACGCCGGCGGCTACGAACAGCTCTACACCGCGGAAGGCTGGCACGAGCGGCTGGGACTCCCGTTCGACGCCGCCGACACCGGCTACGGGCACACCGCCGAAGACGTCGCGGCGGTCAAGCTCTCCAGCGAACAACTTCTCGGGTACTACGACGCCGTGCACGCGCGCAGCCTCGAGTACCTGAAGACCCTCACCGACGACGACCTGGACCGGATCGTCGACACCCGCTGGAACCCGCCGGTGACCCTCGGGGCCCGGCTGGTCAGCGTGCTGTCCGACGACCTCCAGCACGCGGGCCAGGCGGCCTACGCCAGCGGCCTGCTCAGCTGA
- a CDS encoding HNH endonuclease translates to MTPPLPDAVGSYGAEAIEWIEAAEKKRLRWWQRLAITRQLEHREDGSLCWRTIVESCPRRAGKSVRIRGLALWRMAHADLIGEVQTVVHCGNDLPICREIQRGAWRWAEAQGWVVTRSNGKEALEDPDGSRWLVRSQDGVYGWDAGLAVVDEAWDVKPDTVSEGLEPAMLERLWAQLHLTSTAHRRATSLMRSRIADALAVDDGETLLLLWGARADDDPGDPAVWRAASPHWSQDRARMIAAKYAKALVGEADPEADDLDPMAGFTAQYLNMWRLTPAARERGHAFMTDHAWGDLVDEVPAGPPYAAAIESWFAEGVSVALAWRVGTRAVVAVGNYPDLAAAASAVKVSQFRRIVTVGASLVEDPALRGLRCRAGQGRAGVSVQELQRLIGEDAVRHDGGEHLSGQVLAARTLPGADGPRMTSAGRADAIKAAQWAVSDCRKKSVGRPRIVVAV, encoded by the coding sequence ATGACGCCTCCGCTGCCGGATGCGGTCGGGTCGTACGGTGCCGAGGCGATCGAGTGGATAGAGGCAGCCGAGAAGAAGCGGCTGCGATGGTGGCAGCGGCTCGCGATCACCCGCCAGCTCGAGCATCGGGAGGACGGTTCGCTGTGTTGGCGGACGATCGTCGAGTCTTGCCCGCGTCGCGCCGGCAAGTCGGTGCGAATCAGGGGCCTCGCACTGTGGCGGATGGCTCACGCGGACCTGATCGGCGAGGTGCAGACGGTCGTCCACTGCGGGAACGACCTACCGATCTGTAGGGAGATCCAGCGGGGCGCGTGGCGGTGGGCCGAGGCGCAAGGGTGGGTGGTGACGAGAAGCAACGGCAAGGAGGCGCTGGAGGACCCCGACGGCAGCCGGTGGCTGGTCCGGTCGCAGGACGGCGTCTACGGGTGGGATGCCGGCCTCGCGGTCGTCGACGAGGCGTGGGACGTGAAGCCCGACACGGTCAGCGAGGGTCTGGAGCCCGCGATGCTGGAGCGTCTCTGGGCACAGTTGCACCTGACCTCGACTGCTCACCGCCGGGCAACCTCGCTGATGCGGTCGAGGATCGCTGACGCCCTGGCGGTCGACGACGGGGAAACCCTGCTGCTGCTGTGGGGTGCTCGGGCCGACGACGACCCCGGTGACCCCGCAGTGTGGCGAGCCGCGTCGCCGCACTGGTCGCAGGACCGCGCCCGGATGATCGCCGCGAAGTACGCCAAGGCGCTGGTGGGCGAAGCCGATCCGGAGGCCGACGACCTCGACCCGATGGCCGGGTTCACAGCGCAGTATCTGAACATGTGGCGGCTCACCCCCGCGGCGAGGGAACGCGGCCACGCGTTCATGACTGACCACGCCTGGGGCGACCTGGTCGACGAGGTGCCGGCCGGGCCGCCGTACGCCGCGGCTATCGAGTCGTGGTTCGCCGAGGGCGTGTCGGTCGCACTGGCATGGCGGGTCGGTACGCGGGCCGTGGTAGCAGTCGGCAACTATCCGGATCTCGCAGCCGCGGCGTCGGCCGTGAAGGTGTCGCAGTTCCGGCGGATAGTCACTGTCGGGGCTTCGCTGGTCGAGGACCCTGCCTTGCGGGGTCTGCGGTGCCGCGCCGGTCAGGGGCGGGCAGGTGTCTCGGTGCAGGAGCTACAGCGGCTGATCGGGGAGGACGCGGTCCGGCATGACGGCGGCGAACACCTCTCAGGTCAGGTGCTGGCGGCCCGGACGTTACCGGGGGCCGACGGACCGCGCATGACGTCGGCCGGGCGTGCTGACGCGATCAAGGCCGCGCAGTGGGCGGTCTCCGACTGCCGGAAGAAGTCGGTCGGTCGACCACGGATCGTCGTAGCCGTCTAG
- a CDS encoding exodeoxyribonuclease III encodes MAFVTRIATWNVNSVKQRMPRLLGWLDERQPDVVCLQETKLADDAFTKLLGDELSGRGYESAVHGQAQWNGVALLSKVGLEDVVTGVAGAPGFPDPEARAIAATCGGVRIHSLYVPNGREPDSDHYRYKLAWLAALRDVVAAGPADQIVCGDVNIAPTDADVFDPAAFAGSTHVTVPERQALAELMATGLHDVVRDRWPTERVFSYWDYRAGMFHQDLGMRIDLLPASGPVAERVRAAWIDRKARKGTGPSDHAPVIVDLDTAPDGDIGPVVPPPSAPRGAKKKTTKLPQNR; translated from the coding sequence ATGGCGTTCGTGACCCGGATAGCGACTTGGAATGTGAACTCGGTCAAGCAGCGGATGCCCAGGTTGCTGGGCTGGCTGGACGAGCGGCAGCCTGACGTCGTTTGTCTGCAGGAGACGAAACTGGCGGACGACGCCTTCACCAAGCTGTTGGGCGACGAGCTGTCCGGGCGTGGGTACGAGAGTGCGGTCCACGGGCAGGCGCAGTGGAACGGTGTCGCGCTGCTGTCCAAGGTCGGGCTGGAGGACGTCGTCACCGGCGTCGCCGGGGCGCCCGGCTTCCCCGATCCGGAGGCCCGGGCGATCGCGGCCACCTGCGGCGGGGTCAGGATCCACTCGCTCTACGTGCCGAACGGGCGCGAGCCGGACTCGGACCACTACCGGTACAAGCTCGCCTGGCTCGCCGCGCTGAGGGACGTCGTGGCCGCCGGGCCGGCCGATCAGATCGTCTGCGGCGACGTGAACATCGCGCCGACCGACGCGGACGTGTTCGACCCCGCGGCCTTCGCCGGGTCGACGCACGTGACGGTGCCGGAGCGGCAGGCGCTCGCCGAGCTGATGGCGACCGGGCTGCACGACGTCGTCCGGGACCGCTGGCCGACCGAGCGCGTCTTCAGCTACTGGGACTACCGGGCCGGCATGTTCCACCAGGACCTCGGGATGCGGATCGACCTGTTGCCCGCGTCCGGCCCGGTGGCCGAGCGGGTGCGGGCGGCCTGGATCGACCGCAAGGCCCGCAAGGGCACCGGCCCGAGCGATCACGCGCCGGTGATCGTCGATCTCGACACCGCACCGGACGGCGACATCGGACCCGTCGTACCGCCGCCCTCGGCGCCACGTGGCGCGAAGAAGAAGACCACCAAGCTCCCGCAGAACCGCTGA
- a CDS encoding phage portal protein yields the protein MGLWGRLTGRDAVVAHALATGTERRFAVDAESIPAQVFGLESYADPIAPAPRISRREAIQVPAVKRSRDLIAGSIGQLPLNVYDSERVQLVNDLLPQPERNRGRTVTLTATVEDLLFERIAWWRVVERTWEGYPRFVRRVDPCRVDVDEDKGEVRIDGETVPDRDLIRFDSPNDALLIAGARAIRTCLRLDAAAARSAESPMPQGVFTPAEGADPVAVPTEDDPDPDDDAAIREMLNAWKTARQAGADAYLPASLKYNPLSWNPKDLQLAEARQHAVLEIARVAGVDPEELGVSTTSRTYANQFDRRKAFIDFTLGSYLRAIEDRLSMGDVTKRGNYVRFNLDAFLRSDTLSRWQSYKVGLEVGAITRPEIRDLEDKPALTEDQMSSAGSVTRDGTANQDSYNQTSFAVPSSMPASKFDAASTLELTAPAAVASFKVDQAKRTITGLAVPFGVVGSTGGTNWTFSRESIVPPEDVSRVKLLMDHSFGEAVGYCVSLDVADNGITTTFKVAATPEGDRALQLAQDRVYDGLSVGLGYGGELILLDDETATYKGAPLLEVSLTPLPAFSDARVTAVAASAAPKEGTTVTETKVNTPAEGSATNSAEQPLTFSKEQHDALLKLLGGDKPETKPAEGPQVISASEAAASFSVKEEAPYRFDGRKGKHDFSTDLFAGARGDSEALQRATTFTRDAFLQAATFDVDSGNVASLNPARQRPEMYVDQKAYVTPFYDALYKGTLADQTPFTFPKFTSASGLVADHVEGVEPTPGTFVAGSQTVTPTALSGKVEITREVFDAGGNPQVSTLIWNKMVRAWYEGLEAKAVALLDAASPTGITLTTNAVNAALVNELEAAIAALQFIRGGNTFNFAGTHVDLYLRLAAAVDTAGRKLLPILGATNANGQARPRFSSLDVAGVEFAPAWSLGAAGAVAESSYLVDTNDVHVWNTAPQRLEFQYRVAYVDLAIWGYCAAAISDLTGVREVIYDPTT from the coding sequence ATGGGTCTGTGGGGGCGGTTGACTGGGCGCGATGCGGTGGTCGCTCACGCGCTAGCCACCGGCACCGAGCGACGCTTCGCCGTCGACGCCGAGTCGATCCCGGCTCAGGTGTTCGGTCTGGAGTCGTACGCCGACCCGATCGCCCCGGCCCCTCGCATCTCCCGACGTGAGGCAATCCAGGTACCGGCGGTCAAACGCAGCCGCGACCTGATCGCCGGCAGCATCGGTCAACTTCCGCTCAACGTCTACGACTCCGAGCGCGTGCAGTTGGTGAACGACCTGCTCCCACAGCCGGAACGCAACCGGGGCCGGACCGTCACACTCACCGCGACCGTCGAAGACCTGCTCTTTGAACGCATCGCTTGGTGGCGCGTAGTCGAGCGGACCTGGGAGGGATACCCGCGGTTCGTCCGCCGGGTCGATCCGTGCCGGGTCGACGTCGACGAGGACAAGGGCGAGGTGCGGATCGACGGGGAGACCGTCCCCGATCGGGACCTGATCAGGTTCGACTCTCCCAATGATGCACTCCTGATCGCCGGTGCCCGTGCGATCAGGACCTGCTTGAGGCTCGATGCCGCCGCTGCGCGCTCCGCCGAAAGCCCCATGCCGCAAGGGGTTTTCACGCCGGCCGAAGGGGCCGACCCGGTCGCGGTCCCGACCGAGGACGACCCTGACCCGGACGACGACGCGGCAATCCGCGAAATGCTGAACGCGTGGAAAACGGCCCGGCAGGCGGGCGCAGACGCGTACCTCCCGGCGAGCCTGAAGTACAACCCGCTGTCGTGGAACCCGAAGGATCTCCAACTCGCCGAGGCCCGTCAGCATGCCGTCCTCGAGATCGCCCGAGTCGCCGGCGTCGACCCGGAAGAGCTCGGCGTCAGCACGACATCGCGCACCTACGCGAACCAGTTCGACCGGCGGAAAGCTTTCATCGACTTCACGCTCGGCAGTTACCTGCGGGCGATCGAAGACCGCCTCTCGATGGGCGACGTCACCAAGCGAGGCAACTACGTCCGGTTCAACCTGGACGCGTTCCTCCGCTCCGACACCCTCAGCCGCTGGCAGTCCTACAAGGTCGGCCTGGAGGTCGGGGCAATCACCAGGCCCGAGATTCGCGATCTGGAAGACAAGCCCGCACTGACGGAGGACCAAATGTCTAGCGCTGGTAGCGTTACCCGAGACGGCACCGCCAACCAGGATTCGTACAACCAGACATCGTTCGCGGTGCCGTCCTCTATGCCCGCGAGCAAGTTCGACGCTGCGTCTACGCTCGAACTGACGGCACCCGCCGCGGTCGCCTCGTTCAAGGTCGACCAGGCGAAGCGCACCATCACGGGTCTCGCGGTGCCGTTCGGTGTCGTCGGCTCGACCGGTGGAACGAACTGGACCTTCAGTCGGGAGTCGATCGTCCCGCCTGAGGACGTGTCCCGGGTCAAGCTGCTGATGGACCACTCGTTCGGTGAGGCAGTCGGGTACTGCGTATCCCTCGACGTCGCCGACAACGGCATCACAACCACGTTCAAGGTCGCCGCCACCCCGGAGGGCGACCGGGCACTGCAACTGGCTCAGGACCGCGTCTACGACGGCCTGTCGGTCGGGCTCGGGTACGGCGGCGAGCTGATCTTGCTCGACGACGAGACCGCCACCTACAAGGGCGCACCGCTGCTCGAAGTCTCCCTCACTCCACTCCCGGCGTTCTCCGACGCCCGGGTTACTGCCGTGGCTGCATCCGCAGCCCCGAAGGAAGGAACGACCGTGACCGAAACCAAGGTCAACACCCCGGCCGAAGGTTCGGCCACCAACTCGGCCGAGCAGCCGCTCACGTTCTCGAAGGAGCAGCACGACGCGCTCCTGAAGTTGCTCGGCGGCGACAAGCCCGAGACCAAGCCGGCCGAAGGCCCGCAGGTCATCAGCGCGAGCGAAGCCGCCGCCTCCTTCTCGGTGAAGGAAGAGGCCCCGTACCGGTTCGACGGACGGAAGGGCAAGCACGACTTCAGTACCGACCTGTTCGCGGGTGCCCGCGGTGACAGCGAGGCCCTCCAGCGCGCCACCACCTTCACCCGGGACGCGTTCCTCCAGGCCGCCACGTTCGACGTGGACAGCGGCAACGTGGCCTCGCTCAACCCGGCCCGGCAGCGCCCCGAGATGTACGTCGACCAGAAGGCGTACGTCACGCCCTTCTACGACGCGCTCTACAAGGGCACGCTGGCCGACCAGACCCCGTTCACCTTCCCGAAGTTCACGAGCGCCTCCGGCCTGGTCGCTGACCACGTCGAAGGCGTCGAGCCCACGCCGGGCACCTTCGTGGCCGGCAGCCAGACCGTTACGCCGACCGCACTGTCGGGCAAGGTCGAGATCACCCGCGAGGTGTTCGATGCGGGCGGCAACCCGCAGGTGTCGACGCTGATCTGGAACAAGATGGTCCGGGCCTGGTACGAGGGGCTGGAGGCAAAGGCCGTCGCGCTGCTCGACGCCGCTTCCCCGACCGGGATCACGCTCACCACCAACGCCGTCAACGCCGCGCTGGTCAACGAGCTGGAGGCAGCGATTGCCGCGCTCCAGTTCATCCGCGGCGGCAATACCTTCAACTTCGCCGGCACGCACGTGGACCTGTACCTGCGGCTCGCGGCTGCGGTCGACACGGCGGGCCGCAAGCTGCTGCCGATCCTGGGCGCGACCAACGCCAACGGGCAGGCTCGGCCGCGGTTCTCGTCCCTGGACGTGGCCGGTGTCGAGTTCGCCCCGGCGTGGTCGCTCGGTGCCGCCGGTGCCGTCGCGGAGTCCAGCTACCTGGTCGACACCAACGACGTCCACGTCTGGAACACCGCCCCCCAGCGGCTGGAGTTCCAGTACCGCGTCGCCTACGTCGACCTGGCGATCTGGGGTTACTGCGCCGCGGCGATCAGCGACCTGACCGGCGTCCGCGAGGTCATCTACGACCCGACCACCTAA
- a CDS encoding helix-turn-helix domain-containing protein: protein MKPEEIDALIAENVRAARARRRLRQEDLADELGWSRPVVGTLESGTRRVTLADAVALCAALNINLRELLQGAPADVFEALGIASN from the coding sequence GTGAAGCCGGAGGAGATCGACGCACTGATCGCGGAGAACGTCCGTGCCGCTCGTGCGCGCCGGCGGCTTCGGCAAGAGGACCTGGCCGACGAACTGGGCTGGTCACGGCCGGTCGTCGGCACCCTGGAGAGTGGGACTCGGCGGGTCACGCTGGCCGACGCAGTCGCGCTCTGCGCAGCGCTGAACATCAACCTGCGAGAGTTGCTCCAAGGTGCGCCGGCGGACGTGTTCGAGGCGCTTGGGATCGCCTCTAACTGA